In Campylobacter mucosalis, a single window of DNA contains:
- a CDS encoding transglycosylase domain-containing protein, with product MRYILWFVFLCVAVLAGGFVWVYSQVRFDAYSIIDYKPKLTTQIYDTNNELIANVFEENRIYTPYEEIPPRLIEALVAIEDTSYFEHGGANYEAIARAVIKDIKARKFVEGASTLTQQLVKNLALSSEKKLMRKAKEIVLAIKLEEELSKEQIIERYLNHVYFGHGYYGIKTAAEGYFRKNLDELSLKEIAILVGLPKAPSSYDPTKHLDLSLGRANRVLERMYTIGWINEDEYRKGVLEEPAVFDDTLSKNKAPYVVDEIIKEVSKQVDDIRTGGYKIVSTIDLDVQNMAQEALKFGYNEILKRDKNANTAVLNGAIVVTRPQTGEVLALVGGVDYAKSSYNRATQSKRQPGSSFKPFIYQIALDNGYSVVSQVADIARSFDMGNGKEWTPKNYSGGFSGYITLKQALTQSRNLATINLLNDLGLSYVRKELIDMGFEDMPPNLSIALGSFGISPLEFAKFYSIFPNEGEMVSPTLIKSIENRYSTYNKVESTRVQVTDPAQAFLMTSLLQNVVENGTGRNAKIAGIQIAGKTGTTNNNIDAWFCGFSPDVQAVIWYGNDDNTPMKKLEGGGRTAAPVFKKFMESYMKQYPNLRRNFIQPEGVYKAKFNGIDEFYTNESPLPKSSSTQDILKEEDEGGLIF from the coding sequence ATGAGATATATCCTTTGGTTTGTTTTTTTGTGTGTGGCTGTTTTGGCTGGTGGTTTTGTTTGGGTTTACTCTCAGGTTAGGTTTGACGCATACAGCATAATCGACTATAAACCAAAGCTCACAACGCAAATTTATGATACAAATAATGAACTTATCGCAAACGTTTTTGAAGAAAACCGCATTTATACACCATATGAAGAGATACCGCCAAGGCTTATAGAGGCCTTGGTTGCCATTGAGGATACTAGTTATTTTGAGCACGGCGGTGCAAATTATGAGGCGATAGCTCGTGCGGTTATAAAGGATATAAAGGCTAGAAAATTTGTAGAGGGTGCTTCAACTCTAACTCAGCAACTTGTTAAAAATTTAGCCCTAAGTAGCGAAAAAAAGCTTATGCGAAAGGCTAAAGAGATAGTTTTGGCTATCAAACTTGAAGAGGAGCTAAGCAAAGAGCAGATTATAGAGCGATACCTAAATCACGTGTATTTTGGGCACGGATATTACGGCATAAAGACCGCTGCTGAAGGCTATTTTAGGAAAAATTTAGACGAGCTTAGCTTAAAAGAGATAGCCATTCTTGTTGGTTTGCCAAAAGCCCCAAGCTCGTATGATCCCACAAAACACCTTGATTTATCACTTGGACGTGCAAACCGCGTATTAGAGCGTATGTATACGATTGGCTGGATAAATGAGGACGAGTATAGAAAGGGTGTGTTAGAAGAGCCTGCCGTTTTTGACGATACGCTTAGTAAAAACAAGGCACCTTATGTTGTTGATGAGATTATAAAAGAGGTTTCAAAGCAGGTTGATGATATACGAACTGGAGGCTATAAAATCGTAAGCACGATCGATTTAGACGTGCAAAATATGGCACAAGAGGCACTAAAATTTGGCTACAACGAAATTTTAAAACGTGATAAAAATGCAAATACGGCGGTGTTAAATGGTGCTATTGTTGTAACTAGACCGCAAACTGGCGAGGTTTTAGCCCTTGTTGGTGGGGTTGATTACGCCAAAAGTAGCTATAACAGAGCAACTCAAAGCAAACGTCAGCCAGGTTCTAGCTTTAAGCCATTTATTTATCAAATCGCCCTAGATAACGGATATTCCGTTGTATCACAGGTCGCAGATATAGCTCGTAGCTTTGATATGGGTAATGGCAAAGAGTGGACGCCTAAAAATTATAGTGGCGGTTTTAGTGGCTATATAACGCTAAAACAAGCGCTCACGCAGTCAAGAAACTTAGCTACGATAAACCTATTAAACGACCTTGGGCTTAGTTATGTAAGAAAAGAGCTCATTGATATGGGATTTGAGGATATGCCACCAAATTTATCTATCGCACTTGGTAGTTTTGGTATATCCCCTTTGGAATTTGCAAAATTTTACTCAATTTTCCCAAATGAGGGCGAGATGGTTTCGCCAACTTTGATAAAGAGTATTGAAAACAGATACAGCACATACAACAAAGTAGAGAGCACAAGGGTGCAGGTAACCGACCCTGCTCAGGCGTTTTTGATGACTAGTTTGCTTCAAAATGTCGTTGAAAACGGCACTGGCAGAAACGCTAAAATCGCTGGTATTCAAATAGCTGGTAAAACCGGAACCACAAATAACAATATTGACGCCTGGTTTTGCGGTTTTAGTCCAGATGTCCAAGCTGTGATTTGGTATGGAAATGACGATAATACACCTATGAAAAAGCTAGAGGGTGGTGGTAGGACAGCAGCTCCGGTATTTAAAAAATTTATGGAGAGCTATATGAAGCAGTATCCAAATTTAAGGAGAAATTTCATACAACCTGAGGGTGTTTATAAGGCTAAATTTAATGGAATAGACGAGTTTTACACAAACGAGTCTCCGCTTCCTAAAAGCTCATCAACGCAAGATATCTTAAAAGAAGAAGATGAGGGAGGACTGATATTTTGA
- the maf gene encoding septum formation inhibitor Maf → MIYLASSSQTRAEILNDAKVDFKQIDFSFDESVVDKNISPNLYVLSVAKAKKQQFMSVHKELKNVLFADSCVVCDGEILGKPKNYDDAFKMLMIQSDNYAKVLTAMIFLGEKFELLNVSQTTFKFAKFDEKLVDEYIKSGLCMDKAGAMMIEGFNKQYIIHQDGNTSTARGLNVEILKAFL, encoded by the coding sequence ATGATCTACCTTGCATCAAGTTCGCAAACTAGGGCTGAAATTTTAAACGACGCGAAAGTGGATTTTAAACAGATTGATTTTAGTTTTGATGAGAGTGTGGTGGATAAAAACATTAGCCCAAATTTATATGTTTTGTCAGTAGCTAAGGCTAAAAAACAGCAGTTTATGTCCGTGCATAAAGAGCTTAAAAATGTGCTTTTTGCCGATAGTTGCGTGGTTTGTGATGGCGAAATTTTAGGCAAACCAAAAAACTATGATGACGCATTTAAAATGCTTATGATACAAAGCGACAATTATGCTAAAGTCCTAACCGCGATGATATTTTTAGGCGAGAAATTTGAGCTTTTAAATGTTAGTCAAACGACCTTTAAGTTTGCAAAATTTGATGAAAAATTAGTAGATGAGTATATAAAAAGCGGACTTTGTATGGATAAGGCAGGAGCTATGATGATAGAGGGTTTTAATAAGCAATACATCATCCATCAAGATGGAAACACAAGCACAGCACGTGGGCTTAATGTAGAAATTTTAAAGGCATTTTTATGA
- a CDS encoding ComEA family DNA-binding protein — MRIFISLVFLSIFAFGLTDLNKASSSELMGLGLSKTEALSIIKYRKVHKFKSTDELFKVKGLSGQKALKIRDKVMVENKNQITKNTKKEKK, encoded by the coding sequence TTGAGAATTTTTATAAGTTTAGTATTTTTATCGATTTTTGCTTTTGGCTTAACTGATTTAAACAAGGCATCAAGCTCTGAATTAATGGGGCTTGGGCTTAGCAAAACAGAGGCTTTAAGTATCATAAAATACCGCAAAGTTCATAAGTTTAAAAGCACTGACGAGCTATTTAAGGTTAAAGGTCTTAGCGGTCAAAAGGCTCTAAAAATCCGTGATAAAGTAATGGTGGAAAATAAAAATCAAATAACTAAAAATACCAAAAAGGAGAAAAAATGA
- a CDS encoding phosphoethanolamine transferase, whose protein sequence is MRKETFIFTTKNFSFKKFLAIFSAYLLFVNFAFFKGVFDGFLEQNSLIFSAFFTGVLAVAFLALLCVIICLFFVPFLLKPLAILVVLISSTSLFFILKYGVIIDKGMLLNVLNTDTKEAFSYFGFDLFFSIIFGVILPIIFLIFIKLKYENFKTELKIKAKICLFCIIVFALIFALSSKIFIPFFREHKELRFYTLPFYPIYSSVKLYTVLTQKPLVFLDIADDAIRQDEQKKIFVLVVGETQRSQNYSLNGYTKNDTNFYTKHQNVASFSQFYSCGTSTIVSVPCMFSDLKRTDYDARVAKSRANLTDFTQKVGIKTFWFGNNSGGCQGVCERIRDVIDLRAASYDDEIFNEAKNTIKSVINSTFIILHIQGSHGPVYFKGYPDEFKKFRPTCDTAELNKCDFNAILNTYDNTILYQDFLQNELINALKERENEFETAMFFVSDHGESLGENGIYLHGLPYAIAPNVQKHVPAIIYLSDKTALNRLKMIRDKELSHDYVFSSVLGFFDIKTKFYDEKLDIFRQP, encoded by the coding sequence ATGAGAAAAGAAACTTTTATATTTACGACTAAAAACTTTAGCTTTAAAAAATTTCTAGCTATATTTTCAGCATATCTACTTTTTGTAAATTTCGCCTTTTTTAAGGGTGTTTTTGACGGATTTTTAGAGCAAAATTCGCTCATTTTTTCAGCATTTTTTACAGGTGTTTTAGCGGTTGCGTTTTTAGCACTTCTTTGCGTGATTATCTGCTTGTTTTTCGTGCCATTTTTGTTAAAACCACTTGCTATTTTGGTTGTTTTAATCTCATCAACTAGCCTATTTTTTATCCTAAAATATGGCGTGATAATTGATAAAGGCATGCTTTTAAACGTCCTAAATACCGATACAAAAGAGGCGTTTAGCTATTTTGGTTTTGACCTATTTTTTAGCATTATTTTTGGGGTCATTTTGCCAATAATTTTTCTAATTTTTATAAAATTAAAATACGAAAATTTTAAAACTGAGCTAAAAATCAAGGCTAAAATTTGTCTATTTTGTATTATCGTTTTTGCTTTGATTTTTGCATTAAGCTCAAAAATTTTTATACCATTTTTTAGAGAACATAAAGAGCTTAGATTTTATACTTTACCATTTTATCCAATATATTCAAGCGTTAAACTTTATACGGTTTTAACTCAAAAACCGCTTGTGTTTTTAGATATAGCAGATGATGCTATAAGACAAGATGAGCAAAAGAAAATTTTTGTACTTGTTGTAGGAGAGACGCAAAGAAGCCAAAACTACTCGCTAAATGGCTACACTAAAAATGATACAAATTTTTATACGAAACACCAAAATGTTGCAAGTTTTAGCCAGTTTTACTCGTGCGGAACTTCCACAATAGTTAGTGTGCCTTGTATGTTTTCGGATTTAAAACGAACAGATTATGACGCTAGGGTTGCAAAATCAAGGGCAAATTTGACCGATTTTACACAAAAAGTCGGTATTAAAACATTTTGGTTTGGTAATAATAGCGGTGGTTGTCAGGGTGTGTGCGAGAGGATAAGAGATGTCATTGATCTGCGTGCCGCAAGCTATGATGATGAAATTTTTAACGAGGCAAAAAATACTATTAAAAGTGTAATCAATAGCACATTTATTATACTTCATATTCAAGGCTCACACGGACCAGTTTATTTTAAAGGCTATCCAGATGAGTTTAAGAAATTTCGTCCGACCTGCGACACAGCAGAGCTAAATAAGTGCGATTTTAACGCTATTTTAAACACTTATGATAATACCATTTTATATCAGGATTTTTTACAAAACGAGCTAATAAATGCCCTAAAAGAGCGTGAAAATGAGTTTGAAACGGCGATGTTTTTTGTAAGCGATCATGGCGAGAGCCTTGGCGAAAACGGCATTTACCTACACGGACTGCCCTACGCTATCGCTCCAAACGTGCAAAAACACGTCCCAGCAATCATCTATCTAAGCGATAAAACCGCTCTAAACAGGCTAAAAATGATAAGAGATAAAGAGCTAAGCCACGACTATGTTTTTAGCTCGGTTCTTGGATTTTTTGATATAAAAACGAAATTTTACGATGAGAAGCTTGATATTTTTAGACAGCCTTAG
- a CDS encoding Gfo/Idh/MocA family oxidoreductase translates to MKLKVGIVGYKNGGKAHYSELRRSDKFEVCGIFEEDGVDEYCRAQTYSDFKQFIENSKPQVLVLCLDENDVFKAYCECIKHCKNILISRPICKTQDELSQMKYLSLKNETKTALCLSSRFNPVILSLLKALKKDDEIFSIEIFNSTNKKDANIINELTLCDIDLAKLIANSDIHELDCSFTNRANSKSSDNAMIKIKFKNQILASITNSLTSQLNRHFVVVNATSGAYFADLIGLKLHQLNESGQINLKVNSEISELKVLYDEFFGLIYNAKNDTIALLDDAIKIRGFIS, encoded by the coding sequence ATGAAGCTAAAAGTCGGTATAGTCGGCTATAAAAATGGAGGCAAAGCACATTATAGTGAGCTTAGACGCTCCGACAAATTCGAAGTTTGTGGCATTTTTGAAGAAGATGGGGTAGATGAGTATTGTCGTGCCCAAACATATAGTGATTTTAAGCAGTTTATAGAAAATAGCAAACCACAAGTCTTGGTCTTGTGTCTTGATGAAAATGATGTTTTTAAGGCGTATTGCGAGTGCATAAAACACTGCAAAAACATACTCATATCGCGTCCGATTTGCAAAACACAAGATGAGTTGTCGCAGATGAAATACCTTAGCTTAAAAAACGAAACAAAAACGGCACTATGCCTATCTTCTAGATTTAATCCAGTTATATTATCTCTGCTTAAGGCTTTAAAAAAAGATGATGAAATTTTTAGTATTGAGATTTTTAACTCCACCAATAAAAAGGACGCAAACATCATAAACGAGCTAACTCTTTGCGACATAGATCTTGCAAAACTCATAGCAAATAGCGATATACACGAGCTTGACTGCTCTTTTACAAATCGTGCAAACTCAAAAAGTTCTGACAATGCTATGATAAAAATAAAATTTAAAAATCAAATTTTAGCAAGTATAACAAACTCTCTTACAAGTCAGCTAAATAGGCATTTTGTCGTAGTTAATGCCACAAGTGGAGCGTATTTTGCCGATCTTATCGGACTAAAGCTTCATCAGCTAAACGAGAGTGGGCAGATAAATTTAAAAGTAAATAGCGAGATTAGTGAGCTTAAAGTCCTTTATGATGAGTTTTTTGGGCTTATTTACAATGCAAAAAACGACACCATAGCACTACTTGATGACGCGATTAAAATTCGTGGGTTTATATCTTGA
- the hemH gene encoding ferrochelatase — translation MKKLILLLNMGGANSLDDVAVFLKNMFNDPCILGVKNPFLRKILANFITKLRLKPAQENYKKIGGKSPILDITDLLCKKLNLQATNEVKFDYAMNYTAPFVKDVLSKYKSINEIVVFPLYPHHSVTTITSSLNDFYKAYNELKLNAKVREIPEFYTSEIYNQIIINSIKSKISNANENEISLIFSAHSLPIKTIKNGDLYEKHVTEHVQILKNLLEKNGLKFKEIILAYQSRLGPVKWLEPNLSEILNNLDSKKALIYPLSFCIDNSETVFELAIEYAHIAKELEFEFYEVCECPNDSDDFVKFIQDKIKE, via the coding sequence TTGAAAAAGCTTATCTTACTTTTAAATATGGGTGGTGCAAATAGCCTTGATGATGTGGCTGTTTTTTTAAAAAATATGTTTAACGATCCTTGCATTTTAGGGGTTAAAAATCCATTTTTACGTAAAATTTTAGCAAATTTTATAACAAAACTTCGCCTAAAACCAGCACAAGAAAACTATAAAAAAATAGGCGGAAAATCGCCGATTTTAGATATCACAGACCTGCTTTGTAAAAAGCTAAATTTACAAGCAACTAATGAAGTAAAATTTGACTATGCGATGAACTATACGGCTCCGTTTGTAAAAGATGTTTTATCAAAGTATAAAAGCATAAACGAGATAGTTGTATTTCCGCTATATCCGCACCACTCTGTAACAACGATAACTTCAAGCCTAAATGACTTTTACAAAGCTTATAACGAACTTAAGCTAAATGCCAAAGTGCGTGAGATACCAGAGTTTTACACGTCTGAAATTTACAATCAGATCATAATAAACTCCATAAAATCTAAAATTTCAAACGCAAATGAAAATGAAATTTCGTTAATATTTTCTGCACACTCTTTGCCGATTAAGACTATAAAAAATGGCGATTTATACGAAAAACACGTGACAGAGCATGTGCAAATTTTAAAAAATTTGCTAGAAAAAAATGGGCTTAAATTTAAAGAGATTATTTTAGCTTATCAGTCAAGGCTTGGTCCGGTAAAGTGGCTTGAGCCAAATTTGAGCGAAATTTTAAATAATCTAGATAGCAAAAAAGCACTTATATATCCGCTGTCATTTTGCATTGACAACTCAGAAACTGTATTTGAGTTAGCGATCGAATACGCACATATCGCAAAAGAGCTAGAATTTGAATTTTACGAGGTTTGCGAGTGTCCAAACGATAGCGATGACTTTGTGAAATTTATACAGGACAAAATTAAGGAATAA
- the alaS gene encoding alanine--tRNA ligase — protein sequence MKNLDVRQAYLDFFKSKGHEVIASAPLVPNDPTLLFTNAGMVPFKSIFTGEVPRPNPPIRTSCQTCIRAGGKHNDLDNVGYTARHHTFFEMLGNFSFGEYFKKDAIAYAWEFVTEVLKLPKDRLYVTTHESDDEAYELWQKHIAKERIYRFGDKDNFWAMGDTGPCGPCSEIFYDQGAQNFTSDEDYMGGDGDRFLEIWNLVFMQFERSADGTMTPLPKPSIDTGMGLERVSAIMQGKFSNYDSDLFMPYINEVAKICGKPYEYATGASYRVISDHIRSVTFLLAQGTNFDKEGRGYVLRRILRRAVRHGYLLGIKEPFMYKLVDKVCELMGGHYAYLNEKKDSVKEQIRLEEERFLATIASGLELFNAELAKTDEIFSGDVAFKLYDTYGFPLDLTADMLRDKGFRVDEGRFETLMIEQKARAKAAWRGSGDKGTKGDFKALLERFGENEFIGYDTTKSNSKILALLDENFKEIDELNGAGWVMFDKTPFYAQSGGQKGDSGEIVNFADVLDTQKFHGLNLSQINTKKPLKIGENVSLNVSSERSEIARHHSATHLLHAALRKILGSHIAQAGSSVEATKLRFDFSHPKALSNDELCKIENFVNEAIANAAVAKTEIMNIEDAKNSGAIALFGEKYDENVRVVSFGDVSKELCGGTHVKNVSEIGAFFITKESGVSAGVRRIEAICSKSALKYALNLRDELNLLRDELKNAQPLEAVKKLKGEIKALKDELKNASNNKAINLSEINGVKVAVEVVENGDIKGIIDEIKNANESVCVMLLQPKDEKITIAAGVKNANAKAGEWVKSVAQILGGNGGGRDDFATAGGKDLGKLGEAKDFAVKFIKEKLS from the coding sequence ATGAAAAATTTAGACGTTAGACAGGCATATCTTGACTTTTTTAAATCAAAAGGACACGAGGTCATAGCCTCCGCTCCACTCGTGCCAAACGACCCTACGCTTTTATTTACAAACGCTGGTATGGTGCCGTTTAAGAGCATTTTTACAGGCGAAGTCCCACGCCCAAATCCGCCTATTCGCACTAGCTGTCAGACCTGCATAAGAGCAGGCGGTAAGCACAACGACCTTGATAACGTAGGCTACACCGCACGTCATCATACATTTTTTGAGATGCTTGGAAATTTTAGCTTTGGCGAGTATTTTAAAAAGGACGCTATCGCTTACGCTTGGGAATTTGTTACAGAAGTTTTAAAACTACCAAAAGATCGCCTTTATGTAACCACTCACGAAAGTGATGATGAGGCCTATGAGCTGTGGCAAAAACACATCGCAAAAGAGCGAATTTACCGCTTTGGCGATAAGGATAACTTCTGGGCTATGGGCGATACTGGACCTTGCGGGCCTTGCTCTGAGATTTTTTACGATCAGGGAGCCCAAAATTTCACGTCTGATGAGGATTATATGGGCGGAGATGGCGACCGCTTTTTAGAGATTTGGAATTTAGTATTTATGCAGTTTGAACGCTCAGCTGATGGCACTATGACGCCACTACCAAAGCCGTCTATTGACACTGGTATGGGCTTAGAACGAGTAAGTGCGATAATGCAGGGCAAATTTAGCAACTATGATAGCGACCTTTTTATGCCTTATATTAACGAAGTGGCTAAAATTTGCGGTAAGCCTTACGAATACGCAACTGGGGCGAGTTACCGCGTCATAAGCGATCATATCCGCTCAGTTACATTTTTACTCGCACAAGGCACAAATTTTGACAAAGAAGGGCGTGGTTACGTGCTTAGACGCATTTTACGCCGTGCCGTTAGACACGGATACTTGCTTGGCATTAAAGAGCCGTTTATGTATAAGCTAGTTGATAAGGTTTGTGAGCTTATGGGCGGACACTACGCCTACTTAAACGAGAAAAAAGATAGCGTAAAAGAGCAAATCAGACTTGAAGAGGAGCGATTTTTAGCCACAATCGCAAGTGGCTTGGAGCTATTTAACGCTGAACTTGCAAAAACCGATGAAATTTTTAGCGGAGATGTCGCATTTAAGCTTTATGACACTTACGGCTTCCCACTTGATTTAACCGCCGATATGCTTCGTGATAAGGGTTTTAGAGTAGATGAAGGGCGTTTTGAAACGCTTATGATAGAGCAAAAAGCACGTGCAAAAGCAGCTTGGCGTGGCAGTGGCGATAAGGGCACGAAGGGCGATTTTAAGGCACTTTTAGAGCGTTTTGGAGAGAATGAATTCATCGGCTATGATACTACAAAGAGTAATAGTAAAATTTTAGCCCTTTTAGATGAAAATTTTAAAGAGATAGATGAGCTAAATGGGGCTGGCTGGGTGATGTTTGATAAGACGCCATTTTACGCACAAAGTGGCGGTCAAAAGGGCGATAGTGGCGAGATTGTAAATTTTGCTGACGTCCTTGATACGCAGAAATTTCACGGACTAAATTTATCACAAATAAATACCAAAAAACCTCTAAAAATAGGCGAAAATGTCAGCCTAAACGTAAGCAGTGAGCGAAGCGAAATAGCACGTCATCACAGTGCTACACACCTACTTCACGCTGCTTTAAGAAAAATTTTAGGCTCTCATATCGCACAAGCTGGTTCAAGTGTAGAAGCGACTAAACTTCGTTTTGACTTTTCACACCCAAAAGCACTTAGCAATGATGAGCTTTGTAAAATTGAGAATTTCGTAAATGAAGCCATCGCAAACGCAGCCGTGGCAAAGACTGAGATAATGAATATAGAAGATGCTAAAAACAGCGGAGCGATCGCACTTTTTGGAGAAAAATACGACGAAAATGTCCGTGTGGTAAGCTTTGGCGATGTTAGCAAAGAGCTTTGTGGTGGCACACACGTTAAAAACGTAAGCGAAATCGGTGCATTTTTTATCACAAAAGAGAGTGGCGTGAGTGCTGGGGTTAGGCGTATTGAGGCGATTTGCTCAAAGTCAGCCCTAAAATACGCACTAAATTTAAGAGATGAGCTAAATTTACTAAGAGATGAGCTAAAAAATGCCCAGCCACTTGAAGCGGTTAAAAAGCTTAAAGGCGAGATAAAAGCCCTAAAAGATGAGCTAAAAAACGCAAGTAACAACAAGGCTATAAATTTAAGCGAGATTAACGGCGTAAAAGTAGCTGTTGAAGTGGTAGAAAACGGCGATATAAAGGGCATTATTGATGAGATTAAAAACGCAAATGAGAGCGTTTGTGTAATGCTACTTCAACCAAAAGATGAGAAAATTACAATCGCCGCTGGAGTTAAAAACGCAAATGCAAAAGCTGGCGAGTGGGTAAAAAGTGTCGCTCAAATTTTAGGTGGCAATGGCGGTGGGCGTGATGATTTTGCGACTGCTGGTGGCAAGGATTTAGGCAAACTTGGCGAGGCAAAAGATTTTGCTGTGAAATTTATAAAAGAGAAGCTGTCTTGA
- the fliE gene encoding flagellar hook-basal body complex protein FliE → MNEISRVGLISSENLEKTKSKSSATGDFASMLDNSLKELNKVQENADKAIADLATGEVKDLHQAAIAIGKAETSMKLMLEIRNKALSAYKEIARTQI, encoded by the coding sequence ATGAATGAAATTTCAAGAGTTGGACTAATATCGTCAGAAAATTTAGAAAAAACCAAGTCAAAAAGTAGTGCTACTGGCGATTTTGCTAGTATGCTTGATAACTCGCTAAAAGAGCTAAATAAGGTTCAAGAAAATGCAGACAAGGCTATTGCTGATCTTGCTACTGGCGAGGTAAAAGATCTTCACCAAGCCGCTATCGCCATAGGCAAAGCAGAAACAAGTATGAAGCTAATGCTTGAAATTCGCAACAAAGCCCTTAGTGCATACAAAGAAATCGCAAGAACACAAATTTAA
- a CDS encoding peptidoglycan D,D-transpeptidase FtsI family protein, translating into MIQTNPKKSKITFIFLFITFGVIIFIAVVFYRASIERKLPRLQTSEINTALRGSIITKDGFSVAHSQKLYKVMLDTRNIDPNKKDLFIKLYSLYTNDDPKKIESIINSTKGLVTLSYTVEAKDAAYLRELARRLYKKSIFISYRDPKTGLARLSGIDVVESGQNRTFMAKDALTPIIGYTRKKEDNKITKVSGTKGIERSYERYLAPAQDAKLIGPRDVGNNIVFTSDSNIANRVDGYNVVLSVSLKFQTMLEKILDERREFLDAQEIIVCVMHSNTGKILALASSSRYDPSNIKKQDYRALNSTATEYAYEVGSVFKPFIFSILLSEKKVTTTERIKTYNGEYKLGKRTIRDTHPADYMPAADIIKESSNIGMVVLSSRLSGVQIYDGLMKFGFSQKTDIDMPYEQAGIIPPINKLNSETYKGTVSYGYGLTATFMQLMKAYNAFNNKGVILTPMLADHLERNGVIFDIPDVTPPKQAISQEVAKQMKWVLIKVVEDGTGKKARTPGIEVGGKTGTAHIASRSGGYANLYNGSFFGFANDKKGNSYTIGVLAREPKKKYYYFGAQSALPVFKKTVDLLVSEGYLVPSAEDIQADLAKIKSQTGKD; encoded by the coding sequence ATGATTCAAACAAACCCTAAAAAGTCAAAAATAACATTTATATTTTTATTTATAACATTTGGGGTTATAATATTCATCGCGGTAGTTTTTTATAGAGCAAGTATCGAAAGAAAGCTACCAAGACTGCAAACAAGCGAGATAAATACCGCTCTTAGAGGCTCCATTATTACAAAAGATGGTTTTAGCGTGGCTCATAGCCAAAAGCTATATAAGGTTATGCTAGATACTAGAAACATAGACCCAAACAAAAAAGATCTATTTATCAAGCTCTATTCGCTTTATACAAACGACGATCCAAAAAAGATAGAGAGTATTATAAATTCCACAAAAGGTTTAGTAACGCTATCTTATACCGTTGAAGCAAAAGACGCAGCATACCTTAGAGAGCTTGCCAGAAGGCTTTATAAAAAAAGCATTTTCATATCATATCGCGACCCAAAGACCGGACTTGCTAGGCTAAGTGGCATAGATGTTGTTGAGAGCGGACAAAATAGAACGTTTATGGCAAAGGACGCACTAACGCCGATTATAGGTTACACAAGAAAAAAAGAGGATAATAAAATAACTAAAGTCAGCGGAACAAAAGGCATAGAAAGAAGTTATGAACGCTATCTTGCACCAGCCCAAGACGCTAAGCTCATAGGTCCAAGAGATGTTGGAAACAATATAGTTTTTACCAGTGACTCAAACATTGCCAATAGGGTTGACGGCTATAACGTCGTCCTATCTGTTTCGCTGAAATTTCAAACTATGCTTGAGAAAATTTTAGATGAAAGACGCGAGTTTTTAGACGCACAAGAGATTATAGTTTGTGTTATGCATAGCAATACCGGTAAAATTTTAGCCCTTGCTTCAAGTTCAAGGTATGATCCCTCAAACATCAAAAAGCAAGATTACAGAGCTTTAAATTCCACCGCAACCGAATACGCTTATGAGGTTGGATCTGTTTTTAAGCCCTTTATTTTTTCGATACTTCTAAGTGAAAAAAAGGTCACTACAACTGAGAGGATAAAGACATATAACGGCGAGTATAAGCTTGGCAAACGAACTATTAGGGACACTCACCCGGCTGATTATATGCCAGCTGCTGATATTATCAAGGAGAGCTCAAACATCGGTATGGTCGTACTATCTAGCCGTCTTAGCGGAGTGCAGATTTATGACGGGCTTATGAAATTTGGCTTTTCTCAAAAAACAGATATAGATATGCCTTATGAGCAAGCTGGCATTATCCCGCCGATAAATAAGTTAAATTCAGAAACTTATAAAGGAACGGTTAGCTACGGATACGGGCTTACTGCAACATTTATGCAACTTATGAAGGCGTACAATGCGTTTAACAACAAAGGGGTTATACTAACGCCAATGTTAGCCGATCATCTTGAGAGAAATGGTGTCATTTTTGATATTCCAGATGTAACTCCACCAAAACAAGCCATAAGTCAGGAAGTGGCTAAACAGATGAAATGGGTTTTAATAAAAGTCGTCGAGGACGGCACTGGCAAAAAGGCTAGAACGCCAGGCATAGAGGTTGGTGGCAAGACAGGCACCGCACACATCGCTTCAAGATCTGGCGGATACGCAAATTTATATAACGGCTCATTTTTTGGTTTTGCAAATGACAAAAAGGGAAATAGCTACACAATAGGCGTTTTAGCAAGAGAGCCAAAGAAAAAATACTACTATTTTGGTGCTCAAAGTGCTTTGCCAGTATTTAAAAAGACTGTTGATTTGCTCGTTAGTGAGGGGTATTTAGTGCCGTCCGCGGAGGATATACAAGCCGATTTGGCAAAGATAAAGAGCCAAACCGGCAAAGATTAA